A stretch of Bordetella genomosp. 13 DNA encodes these proteins:
- a CDS encoding enoyl-CoA hydratase/isomerase family protein — MSDTPDYRFDTLHVELKDHVATVWLDHPPVNAVNTQLLLDLTLAMDQFGQDPAVRCVVLTGRGRVFCAGADLKNRGQMLDAPGGLAQHSRRTRELFHAIRECPKPVIAALNGPALGAGLGIAASCDILLAAEGSCLALPEVDVGLLGGVKHAQRLFGHSRLRRMMLTGMRVSGEELYRLGVVEACVPADRLLEEAASIAGQIAAKSPVSVQLMIQTANAIEDMSLRDGYRYEQDMTAQVARSEDAREARQAFLEKRAPVFKGR, encoded by the coding sequence ATGTCCGACACGCCCGATTACCGCTTCGACACCCTGCACGTCGAATTGAAGGACCATGTGGCCACCGTGTGGCTGGATCACCCGCCCGTCAACGCCGTGAACACGCAACTGCTGCTCGACCTGACCCTGGCCATGGACCAGTTCGGCCAGGACCCGGCCGTGCGCTGCGTCGTGCTCACGGGTCGCGGGCGCGTATTCTGCGCCGGCGCGGACCTGAAGAACCGCGGCCAGATGCTGGATGCACCGGGCGGGCTGGCGCAGCACTCGCGTCGCACGCGCGAACTGTTCCATGCCATCCGCGAATGCCCCAAGCCCGTCATCGCCGCTTTGAACGGGCCGGCCCTTGGCGCGGGCCTGGGCATCGCGGCATCGTGCGACATTCTGCTGGCCGCCGAAGGGTCATGCCTGGCATTGCCCGAGGTCGACGTCGGCCTGCTGGGCGGCGTGAAGCACGCGCAGCGCCTGTTCGGCCATTCGCGGCTGCGCCGCATGATGCTGACCGGCATGCGCGTATCCGGCGAAGAGTTGTATCGCCTGGGCGTGGTCGAGGCCTGCGTGCCGGCCGATCGGCTGTTGGAAGAGGCCGCGTCGATTGCCGGCCAGATCGCTGCCAAGAGCCCGGTGTCGGTGCAGCTGATGATCCAGACCGCCAACGCGATCGAGGACATGAGCCTGCGCGACGGCTATCGCTACGAGCAGGACATGACGGCGCAGGTGGCCCGCAGCGAGGATGCCCGCGAGGCGCGCCAGGCTTTCCTGGAGAAGCGGGCGCCCGTTTTCAAGGGGCGTTAG
- a CDS encoding CaiB/BaiF CoA transferase family protein, with protein MPSQQPHPLSHIRVLDLSRVLAGPWASQTLADLGASVTKIEQPGVGDDTRAWGPPFLRRPDGEKSGESGYYLICNRGKRSVTINLKSPRGQALVRRMAREADVVLENFKVGVLDGLGLGYEQLRAENPRLVYCSITGFGQTGPRARQPAYDFMIQAMSGLMSITGESDDRPGGSPMKIGVPMVDLITGLYSATAILAALARREVSGEGEYIDMSMLDVGVTLLANQAMNYMLSNQVPPRRGNRHPNIQPQRVYQCRDGSIIMAVGSDAQFEKLCRVLGQPEMARDERFRTNAGRVENLPLLDQWLDEQLIQHDKGALLAALEREGVPSAPINDIREIFEDPQVRHREMRFSVPHPDGMDMPQVRSPFRFRHASLRLSDGPPTLGQHTDEVLAELGLSDAEISDLRAEQAI; from the coding sequence ATGCCGTCCCAGCAGCCTCATCCCTTGTCCCACATCCGCGTGCTCGACCTGAGCCGCGTGCTCGCCGGTCCATGGGCCAGCCAGACCCTGGCCGACCTGGGCGCATCGGTGACCAAGATCGAACAGCCCGGCGTGGGCGACGATACGCGGGCCTGGGGCCCTCCGTTTCTGCGCAGGCCCGATGGGGAGAAGTCCGGCGAGTCTGGCTACTACCTGATCTGCAATCGCGGAAAGCGCTCGGTGACGATCAATCTGAAGTCGCCGCGCGGCCAGGCGCTGGTGCGGCGCATGGCGCGCGAGGCGGACGTGGTGCTGGAGAATTTCAAGGTCGGCGTGCTGGACGGCCTGGGCCTGGGCTACGAGCAACTGCGGGCCGAAAATCCTCGCCTGGTCTATTGCTCGATCACCGGCTTCGGCCAGACCGGGCCGCGCGCCCGGCAGCCCGCCTACGACTTCATGATTCAGGCGATGAGCGGCCTGATGAGCATCACCGGCGAATCGGATGATCGCCCAGGCGGCAGCCCGATGAAGATCGGCGTGCCCATGGTCGACCTTATCACCGGCCTGTACTCGGCCACGGCCATCCTGGCCGCGCTGGCGCGGCGCGAGGTGAGCGGCGAAGGCGAGTACATCGACATGTCCATGCTCGACGTGGGCGTGACGCTGCTGGCGAACCAGGCCATGAACTACATGCTGAGCAATCAGGTGCCGCCCCGGCGCGGCAACCGTCATCCCAATATCCAGCCGCAGCGGGTCTATCAGTGCCGCGACGGCAGCATCATCATGGCCGTCGGGTCCGACGCGCAGTTCGAGAAGCTGTGCCGCGTGCTGGGGCAGCCCGAGATGGCGCGCGACGAGCGCTTCCGCACCAATGCCGGCCGCGTGGAGAACCTGCCGCTGCTCGACCAATGGCTGGACGAGCAATTGATCCAGCACGACAAGGGCGCGCTGCTGGCGGCGCTGGAGCGCGAGGGCGTGCCGTCCGCGCCGATCAACGACATCCGCGAGATCTTCGAGGATCCGCAGGTCCGGCATCGCGAGATGCGTTTTTCCGTGCCGCACCCGGACGGCATGGACATGCCGCAGGTGCGCAGTCCGTTCCGCTTCCGCCATGCCTCGCTGCGCCTGAGCGACGGTCCGCCCACACTGGGGCAGCACACCGACGAGGTGCTGGCCGAACTGGGGCTGTCCGACGCCGAGATCTCCGACCTGCGTGCCGAGCAGGCAATCTGA
- a CDS encoding Bug family tripartite tricarboxylate transporter substrate binding protein: MLRFLMRVCVLALVAGAAHAAYPDRPIRMIVPFAPGGGADLTARVVADTLSKKLGQPVIIENKAGAGGVIGAAAVARSDPDGYTLLYTTPGQQMTLPYLMKNMPYDPADLRPVSQVSLAPSVLVVNKKLGVTSLPQLIELAKKRPGELNFVSAGIGASSHLNGELLQMLAGIKLQHIPYKGTGDAVKDLVGGNGDIAIDTVGIYTAFISDGRLVPLGVTTTEELPMLPGVAPISRALPGYDASPVNYITVPKATPEAVVQKLAGALQATIAEPEVKKRMLEQGILAIANTPEQMADLLRKEQARWRGVIEKAGIQKQ, encoded by the coding sequence ATGCTTAGATTCCTGATGCGCGTCTGCGTGCTGGCGCTTGTGGCCGGCGCGGCGCACGCGGCGTATCCCGACCGCCCGATCCGCATGATCGTGCCGTTCGCGCCCGGCGGCGGCGCCGACCTCACGGCCCGCGTGGTGGCGGACACCCTGAGCAAGAAACTGGGGCAGCCGGTCATCATCGAGAACAAGGCCGGCGCGGGCGGCGTGATCGGCGCCGCCGCCGTGGCGCGTTCGGATCCCGACGGCTACACGCTGCTGTACACCACGCCCGGCCAGCAGATGACGCTGCCCTATCTGATGAAGAACATGCCCTACGATCCGGCCGATCTGCGCCCGGTGTCGCAGGTGTCGCTGGCGCCCAGCGTGCTGGTCGTGAACAAGAAGCTGGGCGTGACGTCGCTGCCCCAGCTGATCGAGCTGGCAAAGAAGCGGCCGGGCGAACTGAATTTCGTCAGCGCGGGCATAGGCGCCTCGAGCCACCTGAACGGCGAACTGCTGCAGATGCTGGCGGGTATCAAGCTGCAGCACATCCCGTACAAGGGCACCGGCGATGCGGTGAAGGACCTGGTGGGCGGCAACGGAGACATCGCCATCGACACCGTGGGCATCTACACGGCGTTCATCAGCGACGGCCGCCTCGTCCCGCTGGGTGTGACCACCACCGAGGAACTGCCGATGCTGCCCGGCGTGGCGCCGATTTCGCGGGCGCTGCCGGGCTACGACGCGTCGCCGGTGAACTACATCACCGTGCCCAAGGCCACGCCGGAGGCCGTGGTGCAGAAGCTTGCCGGCGCCCTGCAGGCCACCATCGCCGAACCCGAGGTCAAGAAGCGCATGCTCGAGCAGGGAATCCTGGCCATCGCCAATACCCCCGAGCAGATGGCGGACCTGCTGCGCAAAGAGCAGGCCCGCTGGCGCGGCGTGATCGAGAAAGCCGGTATTCAGAAACAATGA